The Gemmatimonadaceae bacterium region GTTTCAGGATCTCTTTCACTCCCCGCCCAGGGGTGCTTTTCACCTGTCCCTCACGGTACTCGTCCACTATCGGTCACACAGGAGTCTTTAGCCTTGGAGGGTGGTCCCCCCAGCTTCACGCCCGATTTCGCGAGTCGGGCGTTACTCAGGAACTCCACTGGGCCAGCGCTCTTCCACTACCGGGCTGTCACCGTCTCTGGCGCCCCGTTCCAGGGGACTTCGCGTCGTTAACTGGCTCCGTCCGTGGGTCCTACAACCCCGGTCCCGCAAGGAGACCGGTTTAGGCTCTGCCCCTTTCGCTCGCCGCTACTCCGGGCATCTCGTTTGATTTCTCTTCCTCCCGGTACTGAGATGTTTCAGTTCCCAGGGTTCGCTTCCCGGTCGCCCAGGATGACGGACGTCACCGCCCGCCGGGTTGCCCCATTCGGCCATCTCGGGATCACCGCGTGTGTGCCACTCCCCCGAGCTTATCGCAGCTTACCACGGCCTTCCTCGCCTCTGTGTGCCCAGGCATCCCCCACATGCTTTCGCTCGCTTGACCCATTCTCCGTCAAGCAGAGCACGCGCGATCTACTACTTCAGATCTTGCTTGTGATCAAGCAATCTCGCCGCCAACAACCCGCTCGCGCAGGTCATCAGCGGTAAGGATTCACTTCCCACGATCTTCCCTACCTTCACTTTTCAATCAGCATCCGCCGGCAGTCGCCGCGCGGCATTCATGACAACTCCAACCTCTGCACCACCGCCGGACCGCTCACGCGATGTCCAGTGCCGGTAGCGAAAGGGCGCGAATTGTACATAGACCGCGGACGCATATCAACCCCTGCGCCCCTCGCCCACCACGGGAATTCCCCCCTTCCATTCGCGCCGCACACGACAGCGCGCCAATCGACGACGAGCCCGCCTCGCGAACGCTCGCCCGGCGTTCGCTACCTTATCGCAACATGTCCCCCGACCACCGCCGCGCAGCCCACGGCCGCGCCACGCAGCCGCCGCGCGCCGCCGGCTCCGCCGGCTCCGCCAAGGACTTCTCCATGAGTCCCGCCGCGGACCTGGCCCTCGCCGTGGTCTCCAACCGCGGCGCCACGCGCTGGAGCCAAGGGCACCCCTGGATCTTCAGGAGCGACGTCGTCCGATTCCCGCCCTCCGCCGCGGGCGCGGTGCGCGTCGAGGATGGCCGCGGCCGAGCCATCGGTACGGCGCTGTGGTCGCCGAACTCCGAGATCTCGCTCCGCATGGTCGACCGGCGCCCCCTCCCCGCGTTGACGCGCGAGTGGTGGGAAGAACGCCTGCAACTGGCGATCGCACGGCGCGGCGAGATCCTGACCCGCAGTTCCGCGTGTCGACTGGTCCACGGCGAGGGCGACGGACTCCCCTCGCTTACCTGCGACCGATACGACCGCTGGTTGGTGGTCCAACTGATGAGTGCCGGGCTGGAGGCGCACCGCCAACACATCGTCGACGCGCTGCGCTCGCTCACGGGATGCGAGGGGATCCTCGCGCGACATGACGGCGCCGTCCGCGAGCGAGAGGGACTGCCGCGCGAGACGTCGCTCCTGCTCGGCGACGTGCCGCAGGAGATCGAGGTCCACGAGCATGGCGTGAAGTACCTCGCGGCCCCGTGGACGGGACAGAAGACCGGCGCCTTCCTCGACCAGCGCGAGAACCGGCACCGCATCGGCGCGCTGGCCCGCGGACGCGCGCTCGACTGCTTCGCGTATCACGGCTCCTTCGCGTTGCATCTGGCGGCGAGGGCCGACGAGGTCGTGGCGCTCGACGTCTCGGCCGCGGCGCTCGAACGGGCGCGCGAGAACGCCCGGCTCAACGGACGATCCAACATCTCCTTCGTCGAGGCCGACGCCTTCGACGAGCTGCGCGCACGCGAACGCGCCGGCGAGCGCTTCGACACGATCGTCGTCGACCCGCCAGCCTTCGCCAAGAACCGCCCGTCGCTCGCGGCCGCACTGCGCGGATATCACGAGATCAACCTCCGCGCGCTCCGGCTCCTGGCGCCCGGCGGCGTGATGTTCTCCGCCAGCTGCAGCTATCATCTCACGAAATCGCACTTCCTCGAGATGCTGCAGGGCGCCGCCGCCGACAGCGCCCGCCGCGTCACGCTGCGCGAACTCTGCGTGCAGCCCGCCGACCATCCCGAGGTGATCACGATCCCCGAGACGGGCTACCTCAAGGGAGCGATCCTCGAGGCGCACGACACCTGAGGCGTGAGCGCCGATGGCGCTGGGACGTTCCATGTGGCATCGTCGTGAGGCCGACCAATTCCGTCATTCGGCAACACCGCCTCCTCCCCCCGCATCCATGTCGCTCCGCTCACTCCCAACCCTCGCGCGCCTGGCGAACGTCGTCGCGGTCGCGATCGTGCTGCTCGCCTCGCCGACCGACGCCCAGCGCACACAGAAGCCACCGCTGCACGGCCGGCACTGGATGGCGGTCACCGGCAAGCCACTCGCCGCGACGGCCGGCGCGATGACCTTCCAGAAAGGCGGAAATGCCGTCGACGCGGCGTGCGCCATGCTCGCCGCCGTCACGACGATGTGGGATGTGCTGAGTTGGGGAGGAGAGACGCAGGCGCTGATCTATCACCCCAAACTGAAGAAAGTGATCGGGATCAACGCCCTGGGCGTGGCACCAAGCGGGGCGACGGCGGAGTTCTATCGATCGCGTGGCATGAACACGCCGCCGGAGTTCGGGCCGCTGGCCGCCGTCACTCCGGGCACGCCAGGTGGCTTGATGACGATGCTTGCCGAGTACGGCACCCTGTCGCTGGCCGACGTCCTGTCGCCGGCGATCCAGATGGCGGATGGGTATCCCATCGAGGCGCAGGGCGCGAACTCGATCGAGTCCAACAAGGGACGTCTCAAGCAGTGGAAGTACTCACGCGACGTGATGCTTCCGCACCTCGGCGACGCGCGCGAGGCGCCGGCGGCCGGCGAGATCTTCGTCCAGAAGGATCTTGCCGCCACGTTGCGGAAGCTCGTCGAGGCGGAGCGCAACGCGCTGCGGGGCGGCAAGTCGCGCAAGGAGGCGATCTATGCCGCCTATGATCGCTTCTACAAGGGCGACATCGCCGATGAGATCGTGCGCGGCGTTCGCGAGGAAGGGGGGCTGTTCACGCGCGAGGACCTGGCAAACTGGAAAGTGAAGATCGAGGAACCGCTCTCGACGACGTATCGCGGGGTCGAGGTCTACAAGCTGCAACAGTGGACGCAGGGGCCGGCGTTGCTGCAGGCGCTGAACATCCTCGAGAACGCCGACCTCAAGTCGATGGGCTTCAACTCGTCGCGCTACATCCATACGGTGTACCAGGCCATGTCGATGGCCTTCGCCGACCGCGACTTCTACTACGGCGACCCCGCGTTCGAGCCGGCAGAGCCGATGCAGGGGCTCCTGTCCAAGGCGTACGCCCGTTCTCGTTATGCGCAGCTCAAGGCGGACCGCAACGACGCCACGATCCGGCCGGGCGACCCGTACCCGTTCCAGGGGGCGACGAATCCGTTTCGCGCCCTGCTCGACGCGTGGAGCGTGACCGGGGCACCCGCCGAGCTCCCCAAAAGCGGGCAGCAGGACCGCGTGAGCGGCGACGGTGAACCGCCCATGTCGCCCGACGATGCGTTCTACGCCGGCACGACGTCGATCCAGGCGGCCGATTCGGCGGGGTGGGTGATCTCGGTGACGCCGAGCGGCGGATGGATACCGGCGGTGATCGCGGGGCGCACCGGCGTCGGGTTGAGCCAACGCGCGCAGAGCTTCGTGACGCATCCGGGCGACGGGCCGTTCAACGTGATTGCCCCGGGCAAGCGCCCGCGCGTGACGCTCACGCCCTCGCTCGCACTCCGGGATGGCGCACCCTACCTGGCGTTCAGCGTGCAGGGGGGCGATTCGCAGGACCAGAACCTCCTGCAGTTCCTGCTCAACACGGTGGAGTTCGGGATGACGCCTCAGGAAGCGGCCGAGGCACCGAACATCAACTCGTTCCAGATGCGCTCGTCGTTCGGCGCGCATGAGTCGCGTCCCGGGCGATTGCTGCTGGCGGAGTCGGTGCCCGACTGGACACGCCGCGAGCTGCAGCGCATGGGCTACACGCTCGAGGTGGAGCGGTTGACGTCGGGCCCCATCACCGCGATCTGGCTCGACCGGCGGCACGGAACGCTGTGGGGTGCCGCGTCGAACCACGGCGAGGACTACGGCATCGCGTGGTGACGCGGTGGGCGGCGGGACACGCAACACCGCCCCCGCCGCTCACCGTTGGCACTGGCGGCAATAGTAGGTGCTGCGCCCGCCCTGCACGAGGCGGGTGATCGGCGAGCGGCAGCGGCGGCAGCCCTTGCCGTCGCGCTGGTACACGTTGAAGCGCACGGCGTCACTCACGGCGAGGGCGCCGTAGTAGCGCTCCGGACGTTCGAGCGCCTTCTGCATCGCGCGCTTGACTCCCGCGGCCAGCGCCCGGTACTGCAGCTGGCGGAGCCGATTCGCGGCGCGCCGGGGATCGATGCGCGCGTACCACAGCGACTCGGACGCGTAGATGTTGCCGATGCCCGCGACGAGGCGTTGATCGAGGAGCGCGGGCTTGATGGGGCCGCGCCGGAGTGCCAGCCGATGCGCCAGCCACTCGGCGTTGAACGCAGGGTCGGTGGCCTCGGGACCGAGATCCGGGCAGGGATCCACGCCCGGGGAGACGACGGCGACGGTGGCCAGCGCGCGCGCATCATCGAGCGCGAGTCGCGTTCCGTCCTCGAAGTCGAGCACGACGCGCGTGGTGCGTGACGCGCTGTCGTCGACCGTGGCCACGCGCCAGTCGCCCGTCATGCGGAAGTGCACATGCAGCGTGCGCCCGCTGGCCAGCCGGAGGAGCTGGTGCTTGCCACGCCGGTCGATGGCGACGACGGTGTCGCCCGTCAGTGCATTCGCGATCTCGTCAGGCAGCGATCGACGCTGCGACGCGTGCAACGCCCGCACCGCGCGGAGGCGCTTGCCCTGGCAGGCATCGCGCGCCACGCGAACCGCGTGCTCGACCTCCGGAAGCTCGGGCACGTGCTCGGCGCTCGTCAGGCAGGGGCAGCGGCCTTCTTGCGCCAGTAGCGCGCCAAGCCGAACCACGACGAGCGTATCGTCTCGCGGTCGACGTGGCGCGCCTGTTCGGGGGTGAGGGCACTCGTCAGGCGCGCCAGTTCGGCGTCGGCGAAGGCGTCGGCGCGGGCATCGTCGTCGCTCCCGGTGCCGAGGGAGGCACGGACGGCCAGGCTCCAGGAGATGATGCGATCCCAGAGGGCGTCGAGGTGGGCCACGACATGGCGCACCGGCCCAAAGTGCGTAAGCAGGAGGGCTTCCGGCCCCCACGCGGCGATGAGGTCGAGCGAGGGCTTCCAGGTCTCGAGGTCGATGTCGGGCGGCGGCGCGGCGGGGAGCGCGGGAGTTCCATGCTGCGAGGCTTCGCCGGCCACGTCGCCCACGAAGGCGACGCCGGACTGCTCGTCGAGGTACGAGAGGTGATGCCAGGCGTGCCCCGGTGTGTAGGCCACCCGCAGCCTTCGTCCGCCGATGGAGAGGCGTTCGTCGCCGGCCAGGACAATGAGCTGTTCAGGTGCAACGGGTTCGAACGCCCCCCACAGGCGTTCCATCTCCCCCTGGTAGATGCGCCGGGCGCTGTCGAGGAGGCGGGACGGGTCCGTCAGGTGCGGCGCGCCACGCGCATGCACGTGTACGCGCAGGTCGGGGAGTTCGCGCGCCAGGGTACCGGTGATCCCGGCATGGTCGAGGTGGATGTGCGTGAGGAGGACGTGGCGCAGGTCGCTGGTGCGCGCGCCGACGTCGCGAATGGCTTGCTCGAGCGCCTCACGGCACGAGGACGGTCCCGGATCGACGACGACGAGGCCGTCGGGCGATTCCATGAGGTACACGGCGATGGCTTCCGCAC contains the following coding sequences:
- a CDS encoding class I SAM-dependent rRNA methyltransferase; this encodes MSPDHRRAAHGRATQPPRAAGSAGSAKDFSMSPAADLALAVVSNRGATRWSQGHPWIFRSDVVRFPPSAAGAVRVEDGRGRAIGTALWSPNSEISLRMVDRRPLPALTREWWEERLQLAIARRGEILTRSSACRLVHGEGDGLPSLTCDRYDRWLVVQLMSAGLEAHRQHIVDALRSLTGCEGILARHDGAVREREGLPRETSLLLGDVPQEIEVHEHGVKYLAAPWTGQKTGAFLDQRENRHRIGALARGRALDCFAYHGSFALHLAARADEVVALDVSAAALERARENARLNGRSNISFVEADAFDELRARERAGERFDTIVVDPPAFAKNRPSLAAALRGYHEINLRALRLLAPGGVMFSASCSYHLTKSHFLEMLQGAAADSARRVTLRELCVQPADHPEVITIPETGYLKGAILEAHDT
- a CDS encoding gamma-glutamyltransferase, coding for MSLRSLPTLARLANVVAVAIVLLASPTDAQRTQKPPLHGRHWMAVTGKPLAATAGAMTFQKGGNAVDAACAMLAAVTTMWDVLSWGGETQALIYHPKLKKVIGINALGVAPSGATAEFYRSRGMNTPPEFGPLAAVTPGTPGGLMTMLAEYGTLSLADVLSPAIQMADGYPIEAQGANSIESNKGRLKQWKYSRDVMLPHLGDAREAPAAGEIFVQKDLAATLRKLVEAERNALRGGKSRKEAIYAAYDRFYKGDIADEIVRGVREEGGLFTREDLANWKVKIEEPLSTTYRGVEVYKLQQWTQGPALLQALNILENADLKSMGFNSSRYIHTVYQAMSMAFADRDFYYGDPAFEPAEPMQGLLSKAYARSRYAQLKADRNDATIRPGDPYPFQGATNPFRALLDAWSVTGAPAELPKSGQQDRVSGDGEPPMSPDDAFYAGTTSIQAADSAGWVISVTPSGGWIPAVIAGRTGVGLSQRAQSFVTHPGDGPFNVIAPGKRPRVTLTPSLALRDGAPYLAFSVQGGDSQDQNLLQFLLNTVEFGMTPQEAAEAPNINSFQMRSSFGAHESRPGRLLLAESVPDWTRRELQRMGYTLEVERLTSGPITAIWLDRRHGTLWGAASNHGEDYGIAW
- the mutM gene encoding bifunctional DNA-formamidopyrimidine glycosylase/DNA-(apurinic or apyrimidinic site) lyase, whose protein sequence is MPELPEVEHAVRVARDACQGKRLRAVRALHASQRRSLPDEIANALTGDTVVAIDRRGKHQLLRLASGRTLHVHFRMTGDWRVATVDDSASRTTRVVLDFEDGTRLALDDARALATVAVVSPGVDPCPDLGPEATDPAFNAEWLAHRLALRRGPIKPALLDQRLVAGIGNIYASESLWYARIDPRRAANRLRQLQYRALAAGVKRAMQKALERPERYYGALAVSDAVRFNVYQRDGKGCRRCRSPITRLVQGGRSTYYCRQCQR
- a CDS encoding MBL fold metallo-hydrolase; translated protein: MTSLRPVTDGITCGDLLHLGRAEAIAVYLMESPDGLVVVDPGPSSCREALEQAIRDVGARTSDLRHVLLTHIHLDHAGITGTLARELPDLRVHVHARGAPHLTDPSRLLDSARRIYQGEMERLWGAFEPVAPEQLIVLAGDERLSIGGRRLRVAYTPGHAWHHLSYLDEQSGVAFVGDVAGEASQHGTPALPAAPPPDIDLETWKPSLDLIAAWGPEALLLTHFGPVRHVVAHLDALWDRIISWSLAVRASLGTGSDDDARADAFADAELARLTSALTPEQARHVDRETIRSSWFGLARYWRKKAAAPA